The Brachyhypopomus gauderio isolate BG-103 chromosome 7, BGAUD_0.2, whole genome shotgun sequence genome has a window encoding:
- the slc35b3 gene encoding adenosine 3'-phospho 5'-phosphosulfate transporter 2, with translation MSSKFGLINYNVRKHISISIPSSTEVMSPHIKSVEELRVLGVNLSNFSTLTQFFICVAGVFLFYLIYGYLQELIFSVEGFRPFGWYLTLIQFGFYSIFGLVELQLTQDKRRRIPGKTYMIIAFLTVGTMGLSNTSLGYLNYPTQVIFKCCKLIPVMIGGVFIQGKRYNLADVSAALCMSLGLIWFTLADSKVAPNFNLTGVILISLALCADAAIGNVQEKAMKLHNGSNSEMVLYSYSIGFVYILLGLLSMGGLAPAVAFCSQHPFTTYGYAFFFSLTGYFGISFVLALIKLFGALVAVTVTTGRKAMTIVLSFLFFTKPFTFQYVWGGLLVVFGIFLNVYSKNKDKMKLPSLADLHKRLFSDRKGRTLSQTV, from the exons ATGAGCTCCAAATTTGGGCTGATCAACTATAATGTCCGCAAGCACATCTCCATCTCCATACCTTCCTCCACGGAGGTGATGTCCCCGCACATTAAATCTGTCGAGGAGCTCCGAGTGCTCGGGGTCAACCTGAGCAATTTCAGCACCTTGACACAGTTCTTCATCTGTGTAGCAGGAGTCTTCCTCTTTTACCTCATCTATGGTTATTTGCAG GAACTGATATTCTCGGTAGAAGGTTTCAGACCCTTTGGCTGGTACCTCACGCTTATCCAGTTTGGGTTCTACTCCATATTTGGACTGGTAGAACTTCAGCTTACACAGGACAAGAGAAGAAG GATCCCTGGCAAGACGTATATGATCATCGCGTTCCTGACGGTCGGCACCATGGGCCTCTCCAACACGTCCCTGGGCTACTTGAACTATCCAACGCAAGTCATCTTCAAGTGCTGCAAACTCATTCCTGTTATGATCGGCGGAGTTTTCATACAAG GCAAACGCTACAACCTTGCAGATGTGTCTGCTGCCTTGTGCATGAGTCTGGGTCTCATCTGGTTCACCCTCGCAGACAGCAAGGTCGCACCAAACTTCAATTTGACAG gggTCATCCTCATCTCCCTGGCGCTCTGCGCTGATGCTGCTATTGGCAACGTGCAGGAAAAAGCCATGAAGCTACACAATGGGTCCAACTCTGAAATG GTCTTGTATTCTTACTCTATCGGGTTTGTGTACATTCTGCTCGGCCTGCTGTCCATGGGCGGACTGGCACCTGCAGTggccttctgttctcag CACCCCTTCACCACGTATGGCTATGCCTTCTTCTTTTCTCTGACCGGATACTTCGGCATTTCCTTCGTCCTGGCCTTGATTAAGCTCTTCGGAGCTCTGGTGGCCGTCACAG TGACCACGGGAAGGAAGGCCATGACGATTGTCCTGTCGTTTTTATTCTTCACAAAACCCTTCACTTTTCA GTACGTGTGGGGAGGCCTGCTGGTCGTCTTCGGGATCTTCCTCAACGTTTATAGCAAAAACAAGGACAAAATGAAGCTGCCCTCTCTCGCCGATCTCCACAAGCGTCTGTTCAGCGACAGGAAGGGTCGCACGCTCTCTCAGACCGTGTAG